The nucleotide sequence GCCTGCAGGTTGTCCCGGATCAGCTGCGCCTCCAGCTCCTCCGGCGTCGTGTAGAGCTGCGCCCAGCCCTCGAAGACCGGGATGTCCGCGTGGTCGGAGCAGACGCAGTAGCCGCGCTCCGCGCTGCCGCAGTCGTCGCAGACCCGGCGGCCGCAGATGATGCATGCGCCGACCGCCTTGCGCTCAGGGTGTTCATCGCAGAACGCCTCGATGAACAGGGTACCGCACGCGGGGCAGGACTCGCTCTCCGCGTCGATCTGCTGGTCACAGTTCGGACAGCGCCGCGTCGCGGTGTTCTCGCTCGTAGCCATCTTGTCTCCGTGGCAAGTGTGCCAGTGGAGGAAGTGCAAGAAGGGTTCCCTATTCGCCCGCCACAGCTTCCACTTCGAGACGCACCTGCCACGCCGGCATCTTCTCCGCCGCAGCCGCTTTCACGACGTCGTCGTACTCGGGCTTGGCGCGGCGGCTGCCGTCGGGCAGCACGACCCGCTTGCAGCGGATGGAGTGGCCGCGCCACGTGACGCGAACGGTCTCGCGCTCGAGCGACGGTCGCTCCACCGTCCAGTGGCGCACACCGATGGTGGGTGTCGCACGGAAGACGGCAGCGATCACCGCGTCCAGGGTAGCCTCATCCGTGAGTGCCTCGAGCCGCAGCCCCGGCCGCCCCTTCTTCATGGCGAGCGGGAGGAAGACGACGTCGCGCGCACCTGCGGCAAGGATCTCGTCCTGCGCGGGCGCTGCGTACTCCGGCGCGAGGTCGTCGACGTCGGCCTGGAGCAGGATGAGGCGATCGCTCGGCGTTGTTGCGGGCGAGCAGGCGATCAGCCGGACGCAGTTGGGGTGCGTCTGCGGGTCACGCGTGCCGGCGCCGAAGCCGGTGCGGCGCGGTGTCAGCTCTGCTGGCGGCTGTCGTCCCTCGGTCAGCGTCGCGACGATCGCCGCGCCCGTGGGCGTGGTGCACTCACCCTCCAGCTGCAGCCCGCCTACCGGCACGCCCTCCAGGATCTTCAGCGTGGCCGGTGCGGGGACCGGGAAACGGCCGTGGGCGATGTCGACCCAGCCCGAGCCGAGCGCGACGGGGCGCGTGTAGAACGTGTCGAAGCCGAGCGCCTCGAACCCCGCCATGCTGCACACGATGTCGAGGATCGCGTCCAGAGCGCCCACCTCGTGGAAGTGCACCTTCTCGACGGTCGTGCCGTGCACTTCCGCCTCGGCCACGGCAATGCGGCGGAACGCCTCGCGTGCGCGCTGCTTCGCGCGGTCCGGCGCGTTGCAGCGATCGATGATCTCCTCGACGTGGCGCAGGTGGCGGTGCGCGTGCTCGTGCGGCAGGTCGAAGCGCACGCGGCCGCAGTCGATGCCGCGGCGGTTGGCGCGCTCGGTGTGCACGGTGATGTCGCCGAGGCCGAGCCCTGCAACGAAATCGCGCAGCCACTCGCCGGACAGACCCAGATCGAGCAGCGCGCCAAGCGTCATGTCGCCGCTGATGCCGGCGAACGGATCGAACAGCAGCGCGCGTGCGCCGCCCTGGTGAGTCATCTGTCTACCGGTTGAATGCGTCATTCCAGACTGATCATGCTGCTTCGCCGCGCGCTCTGTCGAGCTGCGCGAGTGCACGTTCCCTGCCCTGCACCCGCAGGATGGCAACCAGCGCCGGCCCGTGCTCCGCGCCCGTCAGCGCGCGGCGCAGCGGCGTGTAGAGCGCCGGCCCCTTAACGTTCGCGGCGCGGCCGATCTCCCTGACGATTGCCTTGAGCGTGTCAGGCGTCCAG is from Longimicrobiales bacterium and encodes:
- a CDS encoding zinc ribbon domain-containing protein; the protein is MATSENTATRRCPNCDQQIDAESESCPACGTLFIEAFCDEHPERKAVGACIICGRRVCDDCGSAERGYCVCSDHADIPVFEGWAQLYTTPEELEAQLIRDNLQADGIDAEILSQKDRTLTFDLGDFAHIRVLVPAFAWLDARKTLQAHMDNRGEVAFACPSCGSAYEAGEVTCRSCGAELPRAMA
- the larC gene encoding nickel pincer cofactor biosynthesis protein LarC, with translation MTHQGGARALLFDPFAGISGDMTLGALLDLGLSGEWLRDFVAGLGLGDITVHTERANRRGIDCGRVRFDLPHEHAHRHLRHVEEIIDRCNAPDRAKQRAREAFRRIAVAEAEVHGTTVEKVHFHEVGALDAILDIVCSMAGFEALGFDTFYTRPVALGSGWVDIAHGRFPVPAPATLKILEGVPVGGLQLEGECTTPTGAAIVATLTEGRQPPAELTPRRTGFGAGTRDPQTHPNCVRLIACSPATTPSDRLILLQADVDDLAPEYAAPAQDEILAAGARDVVFLPLAMKKGRPGLRLEALTDEATLDAVIAAVFRATPTIGVRHWTVERPSLERETVRVTWRGHSIRCKRVVLPDGSRRAKPEYDDVVKAAAAEKMPAWQVRLEVEAVAGE